Proteins from one Erysipelothrix larvae genomic window:
- the istA gene encoding IS21 family transposase yields MSKYSIITLKKKGWSNRKIALELGIDRKTVARYLQEYNKCQIQLIDNHDLSDERKVEVIDQIVGDRHYDASKRGKRKLTQEIQARIIEIMDSEKDKDMLLGRHHKQKLTVTQIFEIIKSEGHDIGQTTIRNFVHEIQASRETFIRQDYRYGERLEFDFGEVKLLINGELRTYYLAVFSSPASGYRYAYLYPNQRKQVFIDAHVRFFEHSKGSWGEVVYDNMRNVVKRFITPYEKEINDDCLKLALYYNFEINLTNIRSGHEKGSVENSVKVIRNRVFAKDYKFETFEEACVHLEQTLDEINIKSSIEDEKKELQPYRIPYEFADIEVYSVDKYGCIHVENNFYSVPDYLQHKRVTVKNTVNSIRIYSNHTFVYEHKKIDGHHQYQLVLDHYLNTMMTKPGSVKNSLVLKQHPELYNIYHNHYKTRTKEFIEILQENRNETYKTLKDALKYRLVSNTIDTVEYDDSIQEQSRKQLKKISQLMH; encoded by the coding sequence ATGAGCAAATATTCAATTATCACATTAAAAAAGAAAGGATGGTCCAACAGAAAGATTGCCCTTGAATTGGGTATAGACCGAAAGACGGTCGCACGGTATCTTCAGGAATATAATAAATGTCAAATACAATTGATTGATAATCATGATTTATCAGACGAAAGAAAAGTAGAAGTCATTGATCAAATTGTTGGGGACCGTCACTATGATGCAAGCAAACGAGGTAAGCGCAAGTTAACGCAAGAAATTCAAGCACGCATCATTGAAATTATGGATTCAGAAAAAGATAAAGATATGTTACTAGGAAGACATCATAAGCAAAAGTTAACAGTCACTCAAATATTTGAAATTATCAAAAGCGAGGGACATGATATTGGTCAGACAACCATACGAAATTTTGTGCATGAAATTCAAGCTTCACGAGAAACATTTATTCGACAAGATTATCGATATGGTGAGCGGTTAGAGTTTGACTTTGGAGAAGTAAAGCTTTTAATTAATGGTGAACTAAGAACATATTATCTCGCTGTTTTCTCATCACCAGCAAGCGGATATCGGTATGCATATTTATATCCAAACCAACGCAAACAAGTATTCATAGATGCACATGTTCGCTTCTTTGAGCATTCTAAAGGCTCTTGGGGTGAAGTTGTATATGACAATATGAGAAACGTCGTGAAGCGCTTTATAACGCCTTATGAAAAAGAAATTAATGATGATTGCCTCAAACTGGCACTCTATTATAATTTTGAAATTAACCTGACTAATATACGAAGTGGTCATGAAAAAGGAAGTGTAGAAAACAGTGTTAAGGTAATTCGAAATCGTGTATTCGCAAAGGACTATAAGTTTGAAACATTTGAAGAGGCATGTGTTCATCTTGAACAGACTCTTGATGAAATCAATATAAAGAGTTCAATCGAAGATGAAAAGAAAGAACTTCAACCTTACAGAATTCCTTATGAATTCGCTGATATCGAAGTATATAGTGTTGACAAGTATGGTTGTATACACGTTGAAAATAATTTTTATTCAGTCCCAGACTATCTCCAACACAAAAGAGTTACGGTCAAAAACACCGTAAATTCGATACGCATCTATTCAAATCACACATTTGTGTACGAACATAAAAAGATAGATGGTCACCATCAATATCAGCTTGTGTTGGACCACTATCTGAATACAATGATGACTAAGCCGGGATCCGTAAAGAATTCACTTGTCCTAAAACAACATCCTGAGCTTTATAACATCTACCATAATCATTATAAAACAAGAACTAAAGAGTTCATAGAAATTCTTCAAGAAAACAGGAATGAAACGTATAAAACGCTCAAAGATGCTTTAAAGTATCGGTTGGTTTCAAATACAATTGACACCGTTGAGTATGATGACAGCATACAAGAACAATCACGTAAACAACTTAAGAAAATAAGCCAATTAATGCATTAG
- the istB gene encoding IS21-like element helper ATPase IstB gives METIEQLSKELKLSFIKTHYEAAIQEAKHKGLDFQEFLNELLYCERNNRRDNGIKQRIRAARFPQNKTLEDFTTVKFNSELKRKFKELETLNFIENKENIILMSNPGMGKTHYATALGIKACLENKKVLFISVPNLIIELKEAMSKNQITQYKKKFEKFDLVILDELGYVSFDKEGSEILFNLISNRITVGSMIITTNLMFDRWEEIFKDPILTTALVDRLTYKSHLLNMSGESYRVEETIAWLKSKE, from the coding sequence ATGGAAACAATTGAACAATTGTCAAAAGAATTAAAACTTTCATTCATAAAAACACACTATGAAGCAGCAATACAGGAAGCGAAACACAAAGGATTGGATTTTCAAGAATTTCTTAACGAACTGCTTTATTGCGAACGAAACAATCGTCGTGACAACGGAATAAAACAACGCATTCGTGCTGCTCGATTTCCTCAAAACAAGACATTGGAGGATTTTACGACTGTAAAATTTAATTCAGAATTAAAACGAAAGTTTAAAGAACTGGAAACATTGAACTTTATAGAAAATAAAGAAAACATTATCTTAATGAGTAATCCTGGAATGGGAAAAACACATTATGCGACCGCACTTGGAATCAAAGCTTGTCTAGAAAATAAAAAAGTGCTATTTATCAGCGTTCCTAATCTAATTATAGAGTTAAAAGAAGCTATGTCAAAAAATCAAATTACGCAATACAAAAAGAAGTTTGAAAAATTTGATCTAGTAATTCTTGATGAACTCGGCTATGTGTCATTTGATAAAGAAGGAAGTGAAATTCTATTCAATCTAATCTCAAATAGAATAACAGTGGGCTCTATGATTATTACAACAAATTTAATGTTTGATAGATGGGAAGAAATATTCAAAGATCCCATTCTAACAACTGCTCTAGTCGACCGCTTAACCTATAAATCACATCTATTAAATATGAGTGGAGAGAGTTATCGTGTTGAAG
- a CDS encoding transposase, translating to MIRNHKSIYITDRYYGSVELFRFLELNGCKYCIRGKTNFFKEEVAKIEKDGWIDITVNKQWQRRLKHEEVRDSFESNPRIRIRVVKYELKNSSKKDETHHIYFTNLSQAEFSHKEVAELYSDRWKIETHFKYYKSELEAERFNTTCPDVYKCKILARIIALNILGIIEAELNAELHNKRTQNHVDGFKTKFVTLKDLMYEGTLVKGGDI from the coding sequence TTGATTCGCAACCACAAATCAATTTATATTACGGATCGGTATTATGGTAGTGTTGAACTGTTCAGATTCCTTGAACTGAATGGATGCAAGTATTGTATACGAGGGAAAACGAACTTTTTCAAAGAGGAAGTAGCTAAAATTGAGAAAGATGGATGGATTGATATTACAGTCAATAAACAGTGGCAAAGAAGACTTAAACACGAAGAAGTGCGTGATTCATTTGAATCGAATCCTCGCATTAGAATACGTGTGGTGAAATATGAATTGAAAAATTCCAGTAAAAAAGACGAAACACACCATATCTATTTCACAAATTTGAGTCAAGCCGAGTTCTCGCATAAAGAAGTTGCTGAACTATATTCAGATCGTTGGAAAATTGAAACACATTTTAAATATTATAAGTCCGAATTAGAAGCTGAGCGATTCAATACAACTTGTCCTGATGTTTACAAATGTAAAATTCTTGCACGCATTATTGCTTTGAATATTTTAGGTATCATTGAAGCAGAACTGAATGCAGAATTACACAATAAAAGAACCCAAAATCACGTGGATGGATTTAAAACAAAATTTGTAACTCTAAAAGATCTGATGTATGAAGGAACCTTGGTAAAGGGGGGTGATATTTGA